The Apodemus sylvaticus chromosome 5, mApoSyl1.1, whole genome shotgun sequence genome has a segment encoding these proteins:
- the LOC127685494 gene encoding tetratricopeptide repeat protein 30B encodes MAGLSSSQIPDGEFTAVVYRLIRDSRYSEAVQLLSAELQRSSRSRAGLSLLAYCYYRLQEFELAAECYEQLSQMHPELEQYRLYQAQALYKACLYPEATRVAFLLDNPTYQTRVLRLQAAIKYSEGDLPGARSLVEQLLSGEGVEDSGGENDYDGQINLGCLLYKEGHYEAACSKFLAALQASGYQPDLSYNLALAYYSSRQYAPALKHIADIIERGIRQHPELGVGMTTEGIDVRSVGNTAVLHQTALVEAFNLKAAIEYQLRNYEAAQEALTDMPPRAEEELDPVTLHNQALMNMDAKPTEGFEKLQFLLQQNPFPPETFGNLLLLYCKYEYFDLAADVLAENAHLTYKFLTPYLYDFLDAMITCQTAPEEAFIKLDGLAGMLTEQLRRLTIQVQDSRHSRDDESAKKAVSEYDETLEKYIPVLMAQAKIYWNFENYPLVEKIFRKSVEFCNDHDVWKLNVAHVLFMQENKYKEAIGFYEPIVKKNYDNILSVSAIVLANLCVSYIMTSQNEEAEELMRKIEKEEEQLSYGDPDKKIYHLCIVNLVIGTLYCAKGNYDFGISRVIKSLEPYHKKLGTDTWYYAKRCFLSLLENMAKHTIMLRDSVIQECVQFLEHCELYGRNIPAVLEQPLEEERMHIGKNTVTYESRKLRALIYEITGWNV; translated from the coding sequence ATGGCAGGGCTGAGCAGCTCGCAGATCCCCGATGGTGAGTTCACTGCGGTGGTGTACAGGCTCATCCGCGACTCCCGCTACTCAGAGGCGGTGCAGCTGCTGAGCGCGGAACTGCAGAGGAGCTCCCGCAGCCGCGCAGGGCTGTCGCTGCTGGCCTACTGTTATTACCGCCTGCAGGAGTTCGAGCTCGCTGCAGAGTGCTATGAGCAGCTGAGCCAGATGCACCCAGAGCTCGAGCAGTACCGCCTGTACCAGGCCCAGGCGCTGTACAAGGCTTGCCTGTATCCAGAGGCCACCAGGGTCGCCTTCCTCCTGGACAACCCCACCTATCAGACTCGAGTCCTTCGTCTCCAGGCTGCTATCAAGTACAGTGAAGGTGACCTCCCAGGAGCCAGGAGCCTGGTGGAGCAGCTGCTGAGTGGGGAAGGTGTGGAGGACAGTGGAGGGGAGAATGATTATGATGGCCAGATCAACCTGGGTTGTCTGCTCTACAAGGAGGGACACTATGAAGCTGCCTGCTCCAAGTTCTTAGCGGCCCTGCAGGCTTCTGGCTACCAGCCTGACCTTTCCTACAACTTGGCTTTGGCCTATTACAGCAGTCGGCAGTATGCACCTGCTCTGAAGCATATCGCTGACATCATTGAGCGTGGCATCCGTCAACACCCAGAACTCGGTGTGGGCATGACCACCGAGGGCATTGATGTTCGCAGTGTTGGCAACACTGCAGTCCTTCACCAGACTGCTCTGGTCGAAGCCTTCAACCTCAAGGCAGCCATAGAGTACCAGCTGAGAAACTATGAGGCAGCCCAGGAAGCCCTCACTGACATGCCCCCCAGAGCAGAGGAAGAGTTGGACCCCGTGACCCTGCACAACCAGGCTCTGATGAACATGGACGCCAAGCCCACGGAGGGCTTTGAAAAGCTACAGTTTCTGCTCCAGCAGAACCCCTTCCCCCCAGAGACCTTTGGCAACCTGTTGCTGCTTTACTGTAAATATGAGTATTTTGACCTGGCAGCTGATGTTCTAGCAGAAAATGCCCACTTGACTTACAAGTTCCTCACACCCTATCTCTATGACTTCTTGGATGCCATGATCACCTGCCAGACAGCTCCTGAGGAGGCTTTCATTAAACTTGATGGGCTAGCTGGCATGCTGACCGAGCAGCTCAGGAGACTCACCATACAAGTACAGGATTCAAGACATAGTAGAGATGATGAATCTGCCAAAAAGGCTGTGAGTGAATATGATGAAACCCTTGAGAAATATATCCCTGTACTGATGGCCCAGGCAAAAATCTACTGGAACTTTGAGAATTACCCACTGGTTGAGAAGATCTTCCGCAAATCTGTGGAATTCTGTAATGACCACGATGTATGGAAGCTGAATGTGGCCCATGTCCTCTTCATGCAGGAAAACAAGTACAAAGAGGCCATTGGTTTCTACGAGCCCATTGTCAAGAAGAATTATGATAACATCCTGAGTGTCAGCGCTATCGTGCTAGCCAACCTCTGTGTTTCCTATATCATGACAAGTCAGAATGAAGAAGCTGAGGAGCTGATGAGGAAGattgagaaggaggaggaacaacTCTCTTATGGTGACCCAGACAAGAAAATCTACCACCTTTGCATTGTGAATTTGGTGATAGGAACCCTGTATTGTGCCAAAGGAAACTATGACTTTGGCATCTCTCGGGTTATCAAAAGCCTGGAGCCTTACCATAAAAAGCTAGGCACTGATACGTGGTATTATGCCAAAAGATGCTTCCTGTCCTTACTAGAGAACATGGCAAAGCACACGATCATGCTGAGGGACAGTGTCATTCAAGAATGTGTCCAGTTTCTAGAGCACTGTGAACTTTATGGTAGAAACATCCCTGCTGTTCTAGAACAGCCcttggaggaagaaagaatgcacatTGGAAAGAATACAGTCACGTATGAGTCCAGAAAACTAAGGGCTCTGATCTATGAGATAACTGGATGGAATGTGTAA